The following coding sequences lie in one Thermosulfuriphilus ammonigenes genomic window:
- a CDS encoding efflux RND transporter periplasmic adaptor subunit, producing the protein MDRKSIIILVIIALIATAGLTALWLGRQEEKQPQLEKSEEAHAEEQIVRLSPEELREFGVKTDIAGPREIPVYLDLPGEVNFNADLLAHIVPRISGVVRKVYRGLGEDVSRGETLAIIDSLELADLKASYLAAKERLALAEANFKREKILWEKKISSQQDYLNAKQALAEARINLRALRQKLLALGFSTEYLRTLKESNNSLGRYEIKAPFSGTIIEKHITPGERVEANTVIFSLADLSTVWVMISVYRKDLPYCRPGQKVVLVAGENILRAEGVIDYVSPLLEERTRTARARVVLPNPEGLWRPGMLVKAHILVKTITPKVAVPKSALQTIDGKTCVFVREPDGFRPRPVTTGQEGENLVEILSGLKPGEEYVSFGAFILKGELEKESFGDEH; encoded by the coding sequence ATGGACAGAAAGTCGATAATCATCCTGGTAATCATCGCCCTAATAGCAACAGCTGGTCTTACCGCCCTGTGGCTTGGCCGACAGGAAGAAAAGCAGCCTCAGTTAGAAAAAAGCGAAGAGGCCCACGCCGAAGAGCAGATCGTCCGTCTGAGTCCGGAGGAGCTCCGGGAATTTGGCGTCAAAACGGACATAGCTGGACCGCGGGAGATTCCAGTGTATCTGGATCTTCCGGGAGAGGTCAACTTCAATGCCGACCTTCTGGCCCACATCGTTCCCCGGATATCTGGAGTAGTGAGAAAGGTCTACCGCGGGCTGGGAGAGGATGTCAGCCGGGGAGAGACCCTGGCCATCATCGACAGCCTGGAGCTGGCTGATCTTAAGGCCAGCTACCTGGCCGCCAAGGAAAGGCTGGCCCTGGCTGAGGCCAATTTTAAGCGAGAAAAGATTCTCTGGGAAAAAAAGATCTCCTCTCAGCAGGACTACCTCAATGCCAAACAGGCCCTGGCCGAGGCCCGCATCAATCTTCGGGCCTTAAGGCAAAAACTTCTGGCCCTGGGCTTCTCCACTGAATATCTCCGCACCCTTAAGGAGAGTAACAATTCTCTGGGCCGCTATGAGATAAAGGCACCGTTTTCCGGCACCATTATTGAGAAACATATCACCCCGGGTGAGCGGGTGGAGGCCAATACCGTTATCTTCAGTCTGGCCGACCTCAGCACCGTCTGGGTGATGATTTCCGTTTATCGGAAAGACCTTCCCTACTGCCGACCGGGGCAAAAAGTCGTTCTGGTGGCCGGAGAAAATATCCTTCGGGCCGAAGGGGTCATTGACTACGTAAGCCCCCTCCTTGAAGAGCGCACCCGAACCGCCCGGGCCAGAGTGGTCCTTCCCAACCCGGAGGGGCTATGGCGACCAGGAATGCTGGTCAAGGCCCATATCTTAGTTAAGACCATTACTCCCAAGGTGGCTGTCCCCAAGAGCGCCCTTCAGACCATAGACGGGAAGACCTGCGTCTTTGTAAGGGAGCCGGATGGTTTTCGCCCCCGACCAGTAACTACCGGTCAGGAGGGAGAGAACCTGGTGGAGATTTTATCCGGCCTTAAGCCAGGGGAGGAGTACGTCTCCTTCGGGGCCTTCATCCTCAAGGGAGAGCTAGAGAAGGAATCTTTCGGGGATGAACACTAA
- a CDS encoding TolC family protein: protein MEKAKFFGALLLILALFLAKWIKVAEAGGPRENEKVPSQDAVFKEPTGALTLKRALSLALLGNPELSTFAWEIRAQEARALQARLLPNPELDVTVDNFAGGGDYSGFTSAETTIQLSQLIELAGKRLKRYRLALMDKQVSSLDYEIKRLDVLSQTAKAFVETLAAQERVRQLERLVELSERVKAVIADRVRAGKAPPVEETRAEILLADSRVKLEKAKRSLETARRQLASMWGSREARFSKVLGTLDSIQAPPSLEELNRLLKESPDIKRWLVEIERRKAALDLELARRIPNITVSGGIRYLNEVDESAVVVGITVPLPVFNRNQGGMLEARRRLSQANMRRQAVEVNISAALEAAYRRTLSAYEESVTLRDDIIPGARRAFEVVLEGYRQGKFNFLNVLDTQKTLFELRLRYLEALARYHQARTDLERLIGAYPYKDKQEVK, encoded by the coding sequence ATGGAAAAAGCAAAGTTTTTTGGGGCCCTTTTGCTGATTTTGGCCCTCTTTTTGGCAAAATGGATAAAGGTTGCCGAGGCTGGAGGGCCGAGAGAAAACGAAAAAGTCCCCTCCCAAGATGCAGTTTTTAAGGAACCCACCGGGGCCCTTACTCTTAAAAGGGCGCTTTCCCTGGCCCTCCTAGGCAACCCCGAATTATCCACCTTTGCCTGGGAGATCAGAGCCCAGGAGGCCCGCGCTCTTCAGGCCCGTCTTCTACCCAATCCAGAACTAGATGTTACCGTAGATAACTTTGCCGGTGGTGGAGACTACTCTGGTTTCACCTCTGCCGAGACAACCATTCAGCTAAGTCAGCTGATTGAGCTGGCGGGAAAACGTCTCAAAAGGTATCGCCTGGCCCTGATGGACAAACAGGTCTCCAGCCTTGATTACGAAATAAAGCGCCTGGATGTCCTCTCTCAAACAGCCAAGGCCTTTGTAGAGACCTTGGCCGCCCAGGAAAGAGTACGACAGCTAGAGCGTCTGGTAGAGCTCTCCGAAAGAGTAAAAGCCGTCATTGCTGACCGGGTTCGGGCCGGAAAGGCTCCTCCGGTTGAGGAGACTCGGGCCGAGATCTTGCTGGCTGACAGCCGGGTCAAGCTGGAGAAGGCCAAGCGGAGTTTGGAGACGGCCCGCCGACAGCTGGCCTCCATGTGGGGAAGTCGGGAGGCCAGGTTTTCCAAGGTTTTGGGAACCCTTGACTCTATTCAAGCTCCGCCTTCTCTTGAGGAACTCAATCGTCTCCTTAAGGAAAGCCCGGATATCAAACGCTGGCTGGTAGAAATCGAACGCCGTAAGGCTGCCCTAGACCTCGAACTGGCCCGAAGGATACCCAACATTACCGTAAGCGGTGGAATACGGTATCTCAACGAGGTAGATGAATCCGCCGTAGTAGTGGGTATCACCGTCCCCCTGCCAGTTTTTAACCGCAATCAGGGCGGAATGCTTGAGGCCCGGCGTCGTCTATCCCAGGCCAACATGCGCCGTCAGGCTGTGGAGGTGAACATATCTGCCGCTCTGGAAGCCGCCTACCGTCGGACTCTCTCCGCCTACGAGGAAAGCGTCACCCTGCGAGACGACATTATTCCTGGAGCCCGACGGGCCTTTGAGGTGGTCCTTGAGGGCTATCGGCAAGGAAAATTTAACTTCCTCAATGTCCTCGACACCCAAAAGACCCTCTTTGAGCTTCGTCTCCGGTATCTGGAGGCCCTAGCCCGCTACCATCAGGCCCGCACCGATCTCGAACGTCTGATAGGTGCCTATCCCTATAAGGACAAGCAGGAGGTCAAGTAA
- a CDS encoding cytochrome c3 family protein: MKRFSTGAVLLFFLICGLLLGVGQAEAQEEEHGGVIIFTKPVKAVVFDHQKHMDQGLSCDDCHEGLFEMAAGTAEESGDFTMKSLYEGKYCGACHNGEMAFASNTKCTSCHIGVRGYNRLMGKKEGTGHEEGHH, encoded by the coding sequence ATGAAAAGGTTCTCTACCGGAGCGGTGCTGTTATTCTTCCTCATCTGTGGTCTTCTGTTGGGAGTGGGGCAGGCAGAGGCCCAGGAGGAGGAGCACGGAGGGGTGATTATCTTTACCAAACCCGTTAAGGCCGTTGTCTTCGACCACCAAAAGCATATGGATCAGGGGCTTTCCTGCGATGACTGTCACGAGGGCCTCTTTGAAATGGCGGCGGGGACGGCTGAAGAATCCGGCGACTTCACCATGAAGAGCCTCTATGAGGGTAAATACTGCGGCGCCTGCCACAACGGAGAGATGGCCTTCGCTTCCAACACCAAGTGCACCAGCTGCCATATCGGCGTCAGGGGCTACAACCGCCTCATGGGTAAAAAGGAAGGCACCGGCCACGAGGAAGGGCACCATTAA
- a CDS encoding 4Fe-4S dicluster domain-containing protein: MKEGIDKKDFILDEERRAFLKLGLKITGVVAGGMFLSVTPLSPEEARAVMPEPMAYSRALKGYKHHYCMVMIQNNCIDCERCKEACAKTNHVPSYGWRTTILERRVEVEPGNFVTEFIPTLCHHCVTPPCVRVCPTKATYKDKKTGIVMMNYKKCIGCKTCMVACPYNARYFNEEKRAIDKCNFCFDTRLSKGEKEPACVAACPAKVRHFGDLLDPNSEVYRLIHQPERTVWVLRPEVGTKPVIFYIKG, translated from the coding sequence GTGAAGGAGGGGATAGATAAAAAAGACTTTATCCTTGATGAGGAAAGGAGGGCCTTTCTTAAGTTAGGGCTCAAAATAACAGGGGTGGTGGCCGGAGGAATGTTCCTCTCGGTAACCCCCCTTTCTCCAGAAGAAGCTCGGGCCGTTATGCCTGAGCCAATGGCTTACAGCCGGGCCTTAAAGGGATATAAGCATCATTATTGTATGGTGATGATTCAGAATAACTGCATCGATTGTGAGCGTTGTAAAGAGGCCTGCGCTAAAACCAACCACGTACCTTCTTATGGCTGGCGAACTACCATTTTGGAACGAAGGGTGGAGGTAGAGCCAGGCAATTTTGTTACTGAGTTTATCCCCACCCTTTGTCATCACTGTGTCACGCCACCCTGTGTTCGGGTCTGCCCCACCAAGGCCACCTATAAAGACAAAAAGACAGGCATCGTCATGATGAACTACAAAAAGTGCATCGGCTGCAAGACCTGTATGGTGGCCTGCCCATATAATGCCCGGTATTTCAACGAGGAAAAACGGGCCATAGACAAGTGTAACTTCTGCTTTGACACCCGCCTTTCCAAGGGAGAAAAAGAGCCGGCCTGTGTGGCCGCCTGTCCGGCTAAAGTTCGCCATTTTGGTGATCTCCTTGATCCCAACAGTGAGGTCTATCGCCTCATCCACCAACCTGAAAGAACGGTCTGGGTACTTCGACCAGAGGTTGGCACCAAACCCGTTATCTTTTATATCAAGGGCTAA
- a CDS encoding MerR family transcriptional regulator has translation MKPDKAIFSIGTAANMLEVHPRTLRIYEKEGLIKPIRRGQRRYYSMNDITWISCIRTIIHEHGITIAGLKKLLRFTPCWQILNCPEEKRKNCIAYKKGGLLHLEDA, from the coding sequence ATGAAACCAGATAAAGCCATATTCTCCATAGGAACGGCAGCCAATATGCTGGAAGTCCATCCTAGAACCTTGAGGATTTACGAAAAGGAGGGGCTCATCAAGCCCATCAGAAGAGGTCAGCGTCGCTACTATTCCATGAACGATATTACCTGGATCTCTTGTATTCGAACCATTATTCATGAACACGGTATCACTATTGCTGGCCTCAAGAAACTTCTGAGGTTTACGCCCTGCTGGCAGATCCTCAACTGTCCAGAAGAAAAGAGAAAAAACTGCATCGCTTATAAAAAAGGAGGGCTTTTACACCTGGAAGACGCTTAA
- the nrfD gene encoding NrfD/PsrC family molybdoenzyme membrane anchor subunit has translation MANSHVHAQAIGIRTFVGEDPALARPSINVVTALFAFMAAIGLATGIYAFFKGHHVLYNPTREMPWGILISTYVFFVVTSTGLYILSVLGHGFGGQALEPLSNRGLFLAIATILAGFTSIGFELENPWRMAIYNVLSPNLTSNIWWMGTLYGLCVTLMILEFYCLLIGRFGTALALGVLGVLGEVGANTNLGAVFALLSSRPFWFGAQLPIYFLASAILSGAAAIIFFTYIGYALRGRELEQDMRRAMGAAAKVVTLFLFIIILATVWRFLSIFTGGSDMGRQAALALLKGPLAVNFWVFEVAIGLILPLLLLLGSRMENPTAMFLACAMVLIGAFVQRYDLVVGGQIVPVFSGLEITSPKYLAYSPSVAELLIVMGCVGICGTLFLLGERFFIRLFDFRH, from the coding sequence ATGGCCAACAGTCACGTCCACGCCCAGGCAATTGGGATCAGAACCTTTGTTGGTGAAGATCCTGCTCTGGCCAGACCTTCTATAAATGTAGTCACAGCCCTTTTTGCCTTTATGGCCGCGATAGGTCTAGCCACAGGCATTTATGCCTTCTTTAAAGGACACCATGTCCTTTACAACCCCACCAGGGAGATGCCCTGGGGAATACTTATCTCTACCTATGTCTTCTTTGTAGTCACCTCAACAGGACTTTACATCTTATCAGTTCTTGGACACGGCTTCGGCGGTCAGGCCCTGGAGCCGCTTAGCAACCGGGGACTCTTTCTGGCCATTGCGACTATTTTAGCCGGATTTACCTCCATTGGCTTTGAGCTGGAGAACCCCTGGAGAATGGCCATTTATAATGTCCTCTCCCCCAATTTGACCTCAAACATCTGGTGGATGGGGACCCTTTATGGCCTTTGTGTCACCTTAATGATTCTGGAGTTTTATTGTCTCCTTATTGGCCGTTTCGGCACCGCCCTAGCCTTGGGAGTGCTTGGGGTGCTTGGTGAGGTAGGGGCTAACACCAATTTGGGAGCTGTTTTCGCCCTGCTTTCCTCCAGACCTTTCTGGTTTGGGGCCCAGTTGCCTATTTACTTTCTGGCCTCGGCTATTCTCTCTGGGGCCGCAGCTATCATCTTTTTCACCTATATTGGTTACGCCCTTAGGGGACGCGAACTGGAGCAAGACATGAGGCGGGCCATGGGGGCCGCAGCCAAGGTAGTAACTCTTTTCCTTTTCATCATCATATTGGCTACCGTCTGGCGCTTTCTTTCCATCTTCACCGGAGGAAGCGACATGGGACGTCAGGCAGCTTTGGCTCTGCTTAAAGGCCCCCTGGCGGTAAATTTCTGGGTCTTTGAGGTGGCCATTGGTCTGATACTCCCTCTCCTGCTTCTTCTCGGTTCCCGGATGGAAAATCCCACGGCTATGTTTCTGGCCTGCGCCATGGTTCTTATCGGGGCCTTTGTTCAGAGATATGACTTGGTAGTTGGGGGCCAGATAGTGCCGGTGTTCTCCGGCCTGGAGATCACCTCCCCCAAGTACCTCGCCTACAGTCCTTCTGTGGCTGAGCTTCTTATCGTCATGGGCTGTGTGGGGATTTGCGGCACCCTCTTCCTTCTGGGAGAGAGGTTCTTCATCAGACTGTTTGACTTTAGGCATTAA
- a CDS encoding sigma 54-interacting transcriptional regulator: MEILRKHQAIIDSLIEGIIIIDRKGRIISFNRAAERIIGVSRDQALGKKCWEVIKGPHSKEEGCCLNVCLEKGQTLVDKTIYIKRGDSAVPVSLNASPIYNKDQIVGISMSLRDLTDSLQMNLILESIADGVFTVGRDFRITSFNRAAEKITGWHRQEAIGQYCWNIFHSSICGDKCAIAQAIRTGKPVMNQAIYVRRRDGRSIPVSISAAPLTDDEGNIIGAVETFRDLTEIIQLRSQLRKSFSFQNIVSKSPAMQKIFDVLPDIAQSGSNVLITGESGTGKELIALAIHNLSKYKDGPFVAINCGALPDTLLESELFGYKAGAFTDAKRDKKGKIAAAEGGTLFLDEIGEVSPAFQAKLLRFLETKTYEPLGSTETKRANVRIVAATNKDLAQMVHEGRFREDLYYRLNVATVKLPPLRERKEDIPLLIDHFIEKFNAEKGKNITGISEEALEILMRYDFPGNIRELENIIEYSFILCRGGVILPEHLPESLLTLRQKKDEHRPCLVDEDSPLTLEEIEKRAIYQALKRNNWRRMATCRELGISKDTLRRKIAKYQLDIPSDEAA; the protein is encoded by the coding sequence ATGGAGATTTTAAGAAAACATCAGGCGATTATAGATAGTCTCATCGAGGGAATAATTATTATTGACAGAAAAGGCCGGATTATCTCCTTTAATCGAGCTGCGGAGAGAATTATTGGCGTGTCACGTGATCAAGCCCTGGGGAAAAAGTGTTGGGAGGTCATCAAAGGACCTCACTCCAAAGAAGAGGGATGCTGCCTCAACGTCTGCCTAGAGAAGGGCCAGACCCTGGTGGATAAAACTATCTATATTAAAAGAGGGGATTCAGCCGTTCCAGTAAGCCTCAACGCCTCCCCTATCTATAATAAAGATCAGATTGTTGGCATCTCCATGAGTCTTCGAGATCTTACCGATAGCCTCCAGATGAACCTTATTTTAGAGAGCATTGCCGACGGCGTCTTTACCGTAGGCCGAGACTTTCGCATTACTTCCTTTAATCGGGCCGCCGAAAAGATCACTGGTTGGCATCGCCAAGAGGCCATAGGTCAATATTGCTGGAACATCTTTCACTCCAGTATTTGTGGTGATAAGTGCGCGATTGCCCAGGCCATCAGAACAGGCAAGCCGGTAATGAATCAGGCCATCTATGTTCGACGTCGGGATGGACGAAGCATTCCAGTCTCTATAAGCGCTGCCCCCTTAACCGATGATGAGGGGAACATAATCGGGGCCGTGGAGACCTTTCGTGACCTGACAGAAATAATCCAGCTCCGCAGCCAACTGCGGAAGAGTTTTTCCTTCCAAAACATTGTCAGCAAGAGCCCGGCCATGCAGAAGATTTTCGATGTCTTGCCTGATATTGCCCAAAGCGGCAGTAACGTCCTCATCACCGGGGAATCCGGAACCGGGAAAGAATTAATCGCCCTGGCCATCCATAACCTCAGTAAGTATAAAGATGGCCCCTTTGTGGCCATAAACTGTGGCGCCCTTCCAGACACCCTCTTGGAAAGTGAACTCTTTGGCTATAAGGCAGGGGCCTTTACCGATGCTAAGCGAGACAAAAAAGGAAAAATCGCTGCCGCTGAAGGCGGAACTCTATTTCTCGATGAGATCGGCGAAGTTTCTCCGGCCTTTCAGGCCAAACTACTTCGCTTTTTAGAGACCAAGACTTACGAACCCTTAGGCTCCACCGAAACTAAACGGGCCAATGTTCGCATCGTGGCCGCCACCAATAAAGACTTGGCTCAAATGGTCCATGAAGGCCGGTTCCGAGAAGACCTCTACTATCGTCTTAATGTGGCCACCGTAAAACTCCCACCGCTACGGGAAAGAAAGGAAGATATCCCTTTGCTCATTGATCATTTCATTGAGAAGTTCAATGCCGAAAAAGGGAAAAACATTACGGGAATATCTGAAGAAGCCCTGGAAATCCTCATGAGATATGATTTTCCGGGAAACATACGGGAACTGGAGAATATAATTGAATATTCCTTTATTCTTTGCCGGGGAGGAGTTATTCTTCCTGAACATCTGCCAGAATCACTCCTTACCCTACGCCAGAAAAAAGACGAGCACCGTCCCTGTCTAGTAGATGAGGATTCCCCTCTCACTTTAGAAGAAATAGAAAAAAGGGCCATCTACCAGGCCCTAAAGAGGAACAACTGGCGTCGCATGGCCACCTGCCGAGAGTTGGGAATCTCAAAAGATACCCTCCGGCGAAAAATTGCCAAATATCAACTCGATATTCCTTCTGACGAAGCCGCTTGA
- a CDS encoding 4Fe-4S dicluster domain-containing protein has translation MGFKKFSSWLEALQNEGTEHLPSEERRRFLKMGFLVTGVFASGSLLSLVSKVNKVYGAPEVYRRSYPYRPHYSMVLKIDQCVDCERCKEACAKTNHVPSYGWRTNILERRIPVAPDEYVTEFIPVLCNHCNVPPCVRVCPTKATYKDKKTGIVIMNYKKCIGCKTCMEACPYNARYFNEEKRAIDKCNFCYDTRLSKGEKLTACAAACPAGVRIFGDLSNPESQVYQMVHNPERVVWVLRPGAGAKPNVFYTKG, from the coding sequence ATGGGTTTTAAGAAATTTTCTTCCTGGCTTGAGGCTCTACAGAACGAGGGTACGGAGCATCTCCCTTCTGAGGAAAGGCGCCGCTTTTTAAAGATGGGCTTTCTAGTTACTGGAGTATTTGCCAGCGGCAGTCTCCTTTCTTTGGTCAGCAAAGTTAATAAAGTCTATGGAGCCCCGGAGGTATATAGGAGGTCTTATCCCTATCGCCCACACTATAGCATGGTTCTTAAGATAGATCAGTGTGTGGACTGTGAGCGGTGCAAAGAGGCCTGCGCTAAAACCAACCACGTACCTTCTTATGGCTGGCGTACCAATATTTTAGAGCGAAGGATCCCTGTAGCTCCTGACGAATACGTTACCGAATTTATCCCCGTCCTCTGTAATCACTGTAATGTCCCGCCCTGTGTTCGAGTCTGCCCCACCAAGGCCACCTATAAAGACAAAAAGACAGGCATCGTCATAATGAACTACAAAAAGTGCATCGGCTGCAAGACCTGTATGGAGGCCTGCCCATACAATGCCCGGTATTTCAACGAGGAAAAACGGGCCATAGACAAGTGTAACTTCTGCTATGACACCCGCCTTTCCAAGGGAGAGAAGCTTACCGCCTGCGCGGCCGCCTGTCCGGCCGGGGTAAGAATTTTTGGAGACCTCTCCAATCCTGAAAGTCAGGTCTACCAGATGGTTCACAATCCTGAGCGAGTGGTCTGGGTCCTTCGGCCTGGAGCCGGAGCCAAACCAAATGTTTTCTACACCAAAGGTTAA
- a CDS encoding cytochrome c3 family protein, which yields MRNWILGLLILGLMGVLGSWPAMAEDDGGEVIFTRPIKAVIFSHERHVNMGLSCDDCHEGLFEMAAGTAEESGDFTMKSLYEGKYCGACHNGEMAFASNTKCTSCHIGVRGYNRLMGPKLEAHEHH from the coding sequence ATGAGGAACTGGATCCTAGGTCTTTTGATCTTGGGTCTTATGGGAGTTTTGGGCTCCTGGCCCGCGATGGCTGAGGATGATGGTGGTGAGGTGATCTTTACCCGGCCGATTAAAGCGGTGATTTTCAGTCATGAGCGCCATGTGAATATGGGGCTTTCCTGCGATGACTGTCACGAGGGCCTCTTTGAAATGGCGGCGGGGACGGCTGAAGAATCCGGCGACTTCACCATGAAGAGCCTCTATGAGGGTAAATACTGCGGCGCCTGCCACAACGGAGAGATGGCCTTCGCTTCCAACACCAAGTGCACCAGCTGCCATATCGGCGTCAGGGGCTACAACCGCCTCATGGGTCCAAAACTAGAGGCCCATGAGCATCATTAA
- the nrfD gene encoding NrfD/PsrC family molybdoenzyme membrane anchor subunit — protein sequence MAKAPDRAISIPGIGVAVSPAYATLVAIFGLMTALGIAAGLHAMVKGHLHTLGVTREVPWGLLIATYVFFVVTSTGLCLVSSIGHVFGVQSLMPIAKRSVFLAIATIMSGFLVIGFEIENPWRMPIYNLLSPNLTSNIWWMGTLYGAYLFFMLVEFALLQKGLHKQAAISGLMGVVAGVAAHSNLGAVFGLLNSREFWHGPYMPIYFIASAMMSGAAAILFFTWVAYRLNGWEMSSKMEKALRNTGKIFALLISVVAFFTCWKILSGLAGKPPGKYEAMMAILKGPYALNFWGMEIMAGLVIPFAIILAARARNIPAMALAGGLCILGIFFMRYDLVVVGQIVPHFHELGVLGPEYYSYMPSLHEILIALGGFGFCGMAFLMGEKLFQGHISEDH from the coding sequence ATGGCCAAGGCACCAGATAGGGCAATCAGTATTCCGGGAATAGGCGTCGCTGTAAGCCCGGCTTACGCAACTTTGGTGGCCATCTTTGGTCTCATGACCGCCTTGGGAATTGCTGCCGGACTTCACGCTATGGTAAAGGGACATCTTCATACTTTGGGAGTTACCCGTGAGGTTCCCTGGGGGCTTCTAATAGCCACTTATGTCTTCTTCGTGGTTACCTCTACGGGTTTGTGTTTGGTTTCCTCTATCGGTCATGTCTTTGGGGTTCAGAGTCTGATGCCTATAGCCAAACGCTCCGTCTTTTTGGCTATTGCTACCATTATGAGCGGTTTTTTGGTGATCGGCTTTGAGATCGAAAACCCCTGGCGGATGCCCATCTATAATCTTCTTTCGCCGAATCTAACCTCCAATATCTGGTGGATGGGAACTCTTTATGGAGCCTATCTCTTCTTTATGCTGGTTGAGTTTGCCTTGCTCCAGAAAGGGCTCCACAAACAGGCGGCCATTTCCGGACTTATGGGGGTTGTTGCCGGTGTGGCTGCTCATAGTAACCTTGGAGCGGTTTTTGGTCTGCTGAACAGCCGGGAGTTCTGGCACGGCCCTTATATGCCTATCTATTTTATTGCCTCGGCCATGATGAGCGGTGCTGCCGCGATACTCTTCTTTACCTGGGTGGCCTATCGCCTTAATGGCTGGGAGATGAGCTCCAAAATGGAAAAGGCCCTTCGGAATACAGGTAAAATCTTTGCCCTCCTCATTTCGGTGGTGGCCTTTTTTACCTGCTGGAAGATCCTCTCTGGTCTGGCCGGTAAGCCTCCCGGAAAGTACGAAGCCATGATGGCCATTCTCAAAGGTCCTTATGCCCTTAACTTCTGGGGTATGGAAATCATGGCTGGTCTGGTAATCCCCTTTGCCATCATTTTGGCGGCTCGGGCGAGGAATATTCCGGCCATGGCTCTGGCGGGCGGCCTGTGTATTTTGGGGATCTTCTTCATGCGCTATGACCTGGTCGTTGTGGGCCAGATAGTCCCTCATTTCCATGAGCTTGGTGTGCTTGGCCCCGAATACTACAGCTATATGCCTAGTCTCCATGAGATCCTTATCGCCCTTGGTGGTTTTGGTTTCTGTGGGATGGCCTTTCTGATGGGAGAAAAACTCTTTCAGGGGCATATATCTGAGGATCATTAA
- a CDS encoding MerR family transcriptional regulator: MTEDKLTLPIYPIGVAAQLLGVHPRTLRLYEKEGLIKPHYRGSRRFFSQSDLQWISCLRTLIHEKGISIPGLKMLIQLTPCWTLMNCPPDRRQRCQAYENYLPETCQRCRQDSSTVVCDTCDTILEATGGS; encoded by the coding sequence ATGACAGAAGATAAATTAACTTTACCTATCTATCCTATTGGCGTTGCTGCTCAGCTTTTGGGTGTTCATCCCCGGACTTTGAGGCTTTACGAGAAAGAGGGGCTCATCAAACCTCACTATCGTGGCTCTAGACGCTTTTTCTCTCAAAGCGATCTTCAGTGGATATCCTGTCTGCGAACCTTGATTCACGAAAAGGGAATCAGCATTCCCGGACTCAAAATGCTTATTCAGCTCACCCCCTGTTGGACCTTGATGAATTGTCCACCTGATCGGCGCCAGCGCTGTCAGGCCTATGAAAACTACCTTCCGGAGACCTGTCAGCGGTGTCGCCAAGACTCTTCAACGGTAGTCTGTGACACCTGTGATACAATTTTGGAGGCAACGGGGGGGAGTTGA
- a CDS encoding methyltransferase family protein, whose translation MRELLARILVVLWPLIPLFWIPLRLKPSFFRRLGLFIYPLVGMVWLAIALGLWRLWPQIDKLYPVPLGLSYLGWLALIVGIILQVWTIQTLGLRILGLPEIVPRIKKGLVTDGPFRICRHPTYLAHSFIFFGGALATQYLALLIVAFLDLIAVQTIIIPAEEGELRKRFGPEFDSYRQKTPRFLPRLWS comes from the coding sequence ATGAGAGAACTTTTAGCCCGTATATTGGTGGTTCTCTGGCCCCTTATACCCCTGTTTTGGATCCCCCTCCGACTTAAGCCTTCGTTTTTTCGACGTCTGGGCCTTTTCATCTACCCTTTGGTTGGAATGGTTTGGCTGGCTATAGCCTTAGGACTCTGGAGATTATGGCCCCAAATAGATAAGCTCTATCCCGTACCTCTTGGCTTATCTTACCTAGGATGGTTGGCCCTGATAGTAGGAATCATTCTTCAGGTCTGGACAATCCAGACCCTTGGTTTACGAATTTTGGGGCTTCCAGAGATTGTCCCCCGGATAAAGAAAGGCCTGGTTACTGACGGTCCCTTTAGGATCTGCCGTCATCCAACCTATCTGGCTCATAGCTTCATTTTCTTTGGCGGGGCCCTGGCCACTCAATATCTCGCTCTTCTAATAGTGGCCTTTCTGGATCTCATAGCCGTTCAAACCATCATCATTCCTGCAGAGGAAGGGGAACTTAGAAAACGATTTGGTCCCGAATTTGACAGCTATCGACAAAAAACCCCTCGTTTCCTACCTCGTCTTTGGTCTTAA